A genome region from Acinetobacter lwoffii includes the following:
- the chrA gene encoding chromate efflux transporter: protein MNQLQENDFEPNPEVSFKEAILFWLKLGFISFGGPAGQISVMHQELVEQKKWISEKRFMHALNYCMLLPGPEAQQLATYIGWLMHKTKGGIIAGLFFILPSLFILIGLSWVYAKFGNVPVIAGLFYGIKPAVTAIVFHATYRIGSKSLKNKYMYAIACAAFILIFAFNVPFPLIVLLAALSGYLLSKFDPKLFTSNVHASSLKDYGKAIIDDDTPTPEHAIFKWSRLIKLLVVAIILWCLPIALLTVAYGWSHAYTQMAWFFTKAALMTFGGAYAVLPYVYQGAVNFYEWLKPTQMIDGLALGESTPGPLIMVVAFVGFMGGYNLDLLGPEHKFLAGAFGATIVTWFTFLFSFVFILGGAPVIESTHNQIKFTAPLTAITAAVVGVILNLALFFAYHVLWPKGFEGQFDYIAAVITILACIALFKFNQSVLRVIGAAAILGLIIKLSI, encoded by the coding sequence ATGAATCAATTGCAAGAAAACGATTTCGAGCCCAATCCAGAGGTTAGCTTTAAAGAGGCCATACTGTTTTGGTTAAAACTCGGATTTATCAGCTTTGGCGGGCCTGCAGGCCAAATCTCTGTCATGCACCAAGAATTGGTAGAACAAAAAAAATGGATCTCTGAAAAGCGATTTATGCATGCGCTCAATTACTGCATGTTGCTTCCGGGGCCTGAAGCACAACAATTAGCAACCTATATTGGCTGGCTAATGCACAAAACAAAAGGCGGTATCATAGCCGGACTATTTTTCATTTTACCTTCCCTTTTTATTCTCATCGGTCTTTCATGGGTCTATGCAAAATTTGGAAATGTACCTGTCATTGCAGGGCTTTTTTATGGCATTAAACCTGCTGTCACCGCTATCGTCTTTCATGCAACCTATCGTATTGGCAGTAAGTCACTGAAGAATAAATATATGTATGCTATTGCATGTGCCGCATTTATTCTCATTTTTGCCTTTAATGTTCCGTTCCCCCTTATTGTGCTGCTGGCTGCTTTAAGTGGTTATCTCTTAAGTAAATTTGACCCAAAATTATTCACTAGCAATGTTCACGCATCAAGTCTCAAAGACTACGGGAAAGCAATTATTGATGATGATACGCCCACACCTGAACATGCCATTTTCAAATGGTCTCGCTTGATTAAATTGCTGGTTGTTGCAATTATTTTGTGGTGTCTCCCTATAGCATTACTGACAGTAGCTTATGGCTGGTCTCACGCTTATACACAAATGGCTTGGTTTTTCACTAAAGCAGCCTTAATGACATTTGGTGGAGCTTATGCGGTTTTACCTTATGTATATCAAGGTGCTGTTAACTTCTATGAGTGGCTTAAACCAACCCAAATGATCGATGGTTTAGCGTTGGGTGAAAGCACACCCGGCCCACTCATTATGGTCGTTGCTTTCGTTGGGTTTATGGGCGGGTACAACCTTGACCTATTAGGGCCTGAACATAAGTTTTTAGCTGGTGCTTTTGGAGCAACAATTGTTACTTGGTTCACCTTCCTATTTTCGTTTGTGTTTATTCTCGGTGGAGCACCCGTAATCGAATCCACTCACAATCAAATCAAATTTACTGCACCACTGACAGCAATTACCGCAGCCGTTGTCGGCGTAATTCTTAATTTGGCCCTCTTCTTTGCTTACCATGTACTATGGCCAAAAGGGTTTGAGGGGCAATTTGACTACATAGCTGCAGTAATAACCATACTCGCTTGTATTGCTCTCTTTAAATTCAATCAAAGTGTATTAAGAGTCATCGGTGCTGCTGCAATTTTAGGGCTTATCATTAAACTAAGCATATAA
- a CDS encoding chromate resistance protein ChrB domain-containing protein — translation MNISILISSLSTQNSSARMRIWRSIKSCGAATLRDGVYVLPNEQKQRFDPIIDEHQSADGIAYLFDSVSNNNLDLIQLFNRKSEYSEFLLQLNEIESSLNVEQKNEHLKSIRKLRKQLSSLIDIDFFPNELQNTALNAISKLELKIHHLGESNEPSSINSDLPSLNLHDFQSKTWATRKRPWVDRLACTWLIQKFIDKDPTFIWLQDIKDCPADAYGFDFDGATFTHVGELVSFEVLLHSFNLADKSLLKIAEIVHYLDIGGNEPPEALGLEKILQGLRSSIHADQQLVELSNHIFDGLYTNFKGENS, via the coding sequence ATGAATATAAGCATCCTCATTTCTAGCCTTTCCACACAAAACTCTTCTGCTCGAATGAGAATTTGGCGTTCCATCAAAAGCTGTGGCGCAGCAACTCTGCGTGATGGTGTCTATGTGCTACCTAATGAACAAAAGCAGCGCTTTGACCCCATTATTGACGAGCATCAAAGTGCCGATGGCATTGCCTATCTATTCGATTCCGTTAGCAACAATAATTTAGACTTAATTCAACTATTTAATAGAAAAAGTGAATACTCTGAATTTTTGCTACAACTGAATGAAATAGAGAGTTCACTGAATGTTGAGCAAAAAAATGAACATTTAAAAAGCATTAGAAAATTAAGAAAGCAACTTTCATCTCTCATCGATATTGATTTCTTTCCTAATGAATTACAAAACACAGCCTTAAACGCGATATCAAAACTCGAACTTAAAATTCATCACCTAGGGGAATCAAATGAGCCCTCTTCTATAAATAGTGATCTACCTTCTCTTAATCTTCATGACTTCCAATCTAAAACTTGGGCTACGCGAAAACGACCTTGGGTGGATCGTTTAGCTTGTACGTGGCTCATTCAAAAATTTATTGATAAAGACCCTACTTTTATTTGGCTACAAGATATTAAAGATTGTCCAGCAGATGCTTATGGTTTTGATTTTGACGGTGCAACGTTTACCCATGTTGGTGAGCTTGTGTCATTCGAAGTACTTTTACACAGCTTTAATTTAGCCGATAAATCACTTCTGAAAATCGCTGAAATTGTCCATTACCTAGATATTGGCGGAAATGAGCCACCAGAAGCACTTGGGCTAGAAAAAATATTACAAGGACTAAGAAGCAGTATTCATGCTGATCAACAGTTGGTGGAATTATCCAATCACATTTTTGATGGTCTATATACCAATTTTAAAGGCGAGAATTCATGA
- a CDS encoding sensor domain-containing diguanylate cyclase, protein MSANNFRKHLDLNLRQLILLLAIFSVSSLFIISLIISYQIVKNQLIDNSLALNSDHAHKIALSTDNHFRNMLLELDYSAKILGQDFNNNELREAEVNKLKYQSEHYNSVVISDTQGRLINFSPNILHIDKSKIQHTQGITDSLHKKSTYISSPYFSVQKNMIVFISQPIFDKSNHYQGFIGSAIYLKEKNVINQLLTTYKNYKNSYMYVINNENKIIFHPDRERIGQWASNNTGLEYMHAHKNGQIRLINSQGTDNLAGFSHIPTSNWIVVSQQPTHNLLKQANSILYKLAAGFFLFYLLVFYIVWRLSDSISAPLNQLADMASLLNQAEIGSKIKDIQPWYYEVTKFKLALLLSVRKFSQQMSKMDHHINTDPLTGLMNRRGLNYVMTQNMKMNIPFSVLLMDVDHFKNINDNYGHDQGDVVLKHIAKTMQQKFRKDDICCRYGGEEFIIIIPNSNLTEVYESAERFRKEIAGKEIQDIGHISISIGIASWPDSSKNILDVLKIADNNLYRAKDDGRNCVRY, encoded by the coding sequence ATGTCAGCTAATAATTTTAGGAAACACCTTGATCTCAATTTAAGGCAGTTAATACTTTTATTGGCTATTTTTAGTGTGTCTAGCCTTTTTATTATTTCTCTCATTATTAGCTATCAGATTGTAAAAAATCAGTTAATCGACAATTCTCTTGCCTTAAACTCTGATCATGCACATAAAATTGCATTAAGCACAGACAACCATTTTAGAAATATGCTTCTTGAGCTGGACTATAGTGCCAAGATATTAGGTCAAGACTTTAATAACAATGAGCTAAGAGAAGCCGAGGTCAATAAATTAAAATATCAGTCTGAACACTATAACAGTGTTGTGATCAGTGACACCCAAGGCAGACTGATAAACTTTTCCCCTAATATCCTGCATATTGATAAAAGCAAAATACAACATACTCAAGGGATTACTGACTCTCTTCATAAAAAATCGACTTATATATCTTCGCCCTATTTTTCTGTACAAAAAAATATGATCGTGTTTATTTCTCAACCTATTTTTGACAAGTCAAATCACTATCAGGGCTTCATCGGTTCAGCGATTTATTTAAAAGAAAAAAATGTAATTAATCAGCTTCTAACCACTTATAAAAATTATAAGAATAGTTATATGTATGTGATTAACAATGAAAATAAAATTATTTTCCATCCGGATCGTGAACGAATTGGTCAATGGGCAAGTAATAATACTGGTCTGGAATATATGCATGCGCATAAAAATGGTCAAATTCGTTTAATCAATAGCCAGGGCACTGATAATCTGGCGGGTTTTTCTCATATTCCGACTTCAAACTGGATCGTGGTTTCCCAGCAACCCACCCATAATTTACTTAAACAGGCAAATTCTATCCTTTATAAATTAGCCGCAGGATTCTTTTTATTTTATCTGCTTGTTTTTTATATTGTATGGCGGCTGTCTGACTCTATCTCGGCCCCGTTGAATCAATTGGCAGATATGGCGAGTTTGCTAAATCAGGCAGAAATCGGTTCAAAAATTAAGGATATCCAACCCTGGTACTATGAGGTCACAAAATTCAAGTTAGCTCTACTGCTCAGTGTTCGCAAGTTTTCACAACAAATGAGCAAAATGGATCATCATATTAATACAGATCCTTTAACCGGCTTGATGAATCGTCGTGGTTTGAATTATGTCATGACTCAAAACATGAAAATGAACATCCCTTTTTCAGTGCTTCTGATGGATGTGGATCATTTTAAAAACATTAATGATAATTATGGTCATGATCAAGGTGATGTGGTCTTAAAGCATATTGCCAAGACGATGCAGCAAAAATTTCGTAAAGATGATATTTGCTGCCGTTATGGCGGTGAAGAATTTATCATTATTATACCGAACAGCAATCTCACTGAAGTTTATGAAAGTGCAGAAAGGTTCAGAAAAGAGATTGCAGGTAAAGAAATTCAGGACATAGGTCACATTAGTATTTCGATTGGTATTGCTTCTTGGCCAGACAGTTCTAAAAATATTCTAGACGTTTTGAAAATTGCCGATAACAATCTTTATCGGGCGAAAGATGATGGCCGTAACTGTGTGCGATACTAA
- a CDS encoding 3'-5' exonuclease yields MQAIILDTETHTLNGQPIEIAYAPVEIVEHKISLDKSRLFDQLYSCDEAISFAAMAVHHILESDLEGQPHYTTFRLPDETVYMIGHNIDYDVRAIEKCGVDTSKIKAICTLALARQVWPDAEAHNISALIYMITKGSERAREMIRKAHRADMDIILTANILMHIVHHLKINNMQELFEASEDARIPRTINFGKHRGTAIAELPADYVQWLLRQDELDPYLRKALENTAITTL; encoded by the coding sequence ATGCAGGCCATTATTCTTGATACCGAAACGCATACTTTAAATGGTCAACCCATCGAAATTGCTTATGCGCCTGTCGAAATTGTAGAGCATAAAATCAGTCTGGATAAAAGCCGTCTGTTTGATCAGCTTTATTCATGTGACGAAGCCATTTCTTTTGCTGCCATGGCCGTGCATCATATTCTGGAATCGGATCTGGAAGGTCAGCCGCATTACACTACCTTTCGCCTGCCTGATGAAACCGTCTATATGATCGGCCATAATATTGATTATGACGTCCGTGCCATCGAAAAATGTGGTGTAGATACTTCAAAAATCAAGGCGATTTGTACACTGGCTTTAGCACGTCAGGTCTGGCCAGATGCAGAAGCACACAATATTTCTGCACTGATTTATATGATCACCAAAGGCAGCGAAAGAGCGCGTGAAATGATCCGTAAAGCGCATCGTGCCGATATGGATATTATTTTAACTGCCAATATTTTGATGCATATTGTGCATCATTTAAAAATCAACAATATGCAGGAATTATTCGAGGCTTCTGAAGATGCCCGAATTCCACGTACGATTAATTTTGGTAAACATCGCGGTACCGCTATTGCAGAACTGCCTGCTGACTATGTGCAATGGTTGTTGCGTCAAGATGAGCTGGATCCTTATTTACGTAAGGCCCTTGAAAATACGGCGATCACTACATTATAG
- the glyA gene encoding serine hydroxymethyltransferase has product MFANISIAEFDPELAQAISNEDARQEAHIELIASENYCSPAVMEAQGSKLTNKYAEGYPGKRYYGGCEYVDVIEQLAIDRAKELFGADYANVQPHAGSQANSAVYLALLNPGDTVLGMSLAHGGHLTHGAKVSFSGKTYNAIQYGLNPETGEIDYEEVERLALEHKPRMIVAGFSAYSQIVDWQRFRDIADKVGAYLFVDMAHVAGLVAAGVYPSPVQIADVTTTTTHKTLRGPRSGLILAKANEEIEKKLQSAVFPGNQGGPLVHAIAAKAICFKEAMAPEYKAYQQQVVVNAKAMAEVLIARGYDVVSGGTENHLFLLSLIKQDITGKEADAWLGAAHITVNKNSVPNDPRSPFVTSGIRIGTPAVTTRGFGEAEVRELAGWIADILDAKGDEAVINAVKEKVAAVCAKFPVYA; this is encoded by the coding sequence ATGTTTGCCAATATCTCTATCGCTGAATTTGATCCAGAATTAGCTCAAGCAATCTCGAATGAAGATGCTCGTCAAGAAGCTCATATTGAGCTAATCGCTTCTGAAAACTACTGCTCACCAGCAGTTATGGAAGCTCAAGGTTCAAAACTTACTAACAAATATGCGGAAGGCTACCCAGGTAAACGCTACTATGGCGGTTGCGAGTATGTAGACGTTATCGAACAATTGGCGATTGACCGTGCTAAAGAACTCTTTGGTGCTGATTATGCTAACGTTCAGCCACATGCTGGTTCACAAGCAAACTCAGCAGTTTACTTAGCGCTTCTTAACCCGGGCGATACAGTTCTGGGTATGAGCCTTGCTCACGGTGGTCACTTGACGCACGGTGCAAAAGTAAGTTTCTCTGGTAAAACATATAATGCGATTCAGTACGGTTTAAACCCTGAAACTGGCGAGATCGATTACGAAGAAGTTGAGCGTTTGGCGCTTGAGCACAAGCCACGCATGATCGTTGCTGGTTTCTCTGCATACAGCCAAATCGTTGACTGGCAGCGTTTCCGTGACATCGCGGACAAAGTTGGCGCTTACCTATTTGTTGATATGGCTCACGTTGCAGGTCTGGTTGCCGCTGGCGTTTACCCAAGCCCGGTGCAAATCGCTGACGTTACTACGACTACGACTCACAAAACACTTCGTGGTCCACGTTCAGGTCTGATCCTTGCGAAAGCAAACGAAGAAATCGAGAAGAAACTTCAATCGGCTGTATTCCCAGGCAACCAGGGTGGTCCTTTGGTTCACGCGATTGCTGCGAAAGCAATCTGCTTCAAAGAAGCAATGGCACCTGAATACAAAGCTTATCAGCAACAAGTAGTTGTGAATGCGAAAGCAATGGCTGAAGTATTAATCGCTCGTGGTTATGACGTAGTTTCTGGTGGTACTGAAAACCACTTGTTCTTGTTGTCTTTAATCAAACAAGACATCACAGGTAAAGAAGCTGACGCTTGGTTAGGTGCTGCTCACATTACTGTGAACAAAAACTCTGTACCAAACGATCCACGCTCTCCGTTCGTCACTTCAGGTATCCGTATCGGTACACCTGCAGTAACAACTCGCGGTTTTGGCGAAGCTGAAGTGCGTGAACTTGCAGGCTGGATCGCTGACATCCTAGATGCTAAAGGCGATGAAGCTGTTATCAACGCGGTGAAAGAGAAAGTTGCAGCGGTATGTGCTAAATTCCCAGTTTATGCATAA
- the rnk gene encoding nucleoside diphosphate kinase regulator, whose translation MTKPNIILSEQDLHRLETMLENQSKLSETMIRLEDELARAEVVEPQAIASNIVTMHSRVLLTIAPSTEAVEVTLVYPHEFKGEKGQVNVVAPIGAAILGLAEGQTIEWPQPDGHTMKVTIEKVLFQPESEGDYL comes from the coding sequence ATGACTAAACCCAACATTATTTTATCTGAGCAAGATTTACATCGTCTGGAAACGATGCTGGAGAATCAGAGCAAGCTGAGCGAAACCATGATCCGCTTAGAGGATGAATTGGCACGTGCCGAAGTGGTCGAGCCGCAAGCGATCGCAAGCAATATCGTGACCATGCATTCCCGTGTGTTGCTGACCATTGCACCTTCTACGGAAGCTGTTGAGGTGACACTGGTTTACCCACACGAATTTAAAGGTGAAAAGGGGCAGGTCAATGTGGTCGCACCAATAGGTGCAGCCATTTTGGGCTTAGCGGAAGGTCAAACCATTGAATGGCCACAACCGGATGGTCATACCATGAAAGTAACCATTGAAAAAGTGCTGTTTCAGCCGGAGAGCGAAGGGGATTATCTTTAA
- a CDS encoding toxic anion resistance protein — MIKSDLVNLPVESSNELVEQKFQQMDLKELCLQPADFQEVLAARKELQNMSHNSVAEYGKNIATKTSTYTDELLNLVQNRDLDATGQKLNQVVQVAQQLNTSSILNKKKSSGFFGNIISKFKGAKDNFDAHFNTTKEQLDVLVKEIETSQSGLKARVDTLDKMFDGVQDEYKQLGVHIAAGRLREQELQQEISTLTALPQDQSTTQKIYDLNHLANNLEKRVSDLQVLQQSAMQTLPMIRIIQSNNLMLVDKFYAIKNITLPAWKNQISLAISLSEQKNSVQLANTIDDATNELLRRNADLLHQNSVDTAKANQRSVIDIETLEHVQNTLIKTVNDVIQIQKEGVQKRTEATVRLKALQDNLNHLVIESSTSGSKPN, encoded by the coding sequence ATGATCAAGTCTGATTTAGTAAATTTACCTGTTGAAAGCTCGAATGAACTGGTCGAACAAAAATTCCAGCAAATGGACCTGAAAGAACTGTGCTTACAGCCTGCTGACTTTCAGGAGGTGCTGGCTGCACGTAAAGAGTTGCAGAACATGAGTCATAACAGCGTGGCTGAATATGGCAAAAATATTGCGACCAAAACTTCGACCTATACCGATGAATTACTGAATCTGGTGCAAAATAGAGATCTGGATGCGACAGGACAGAAGCTGAATCAGGTGGTACAGGTGGCTCAGCAGCTGAATACCAGCAGTATTCTCAATAAAAAGAAAAGTTCGGGTTTTTTTGGCAATATTATTAGCAAATTCAAAGGTGCGAAAGATAACTTTGATGCGCATTTCAATACCACTAAAGAGCAGCTAGATGTACTGGTGAAAGAGATTGAAACCTCGCAATCCGGTTTGAAAGCACGTGTTGATACCCTGGATAAAATGTTTGACGGGGTACAGGATGAATATAAACAGCTCGGGGTACATATCGCCGCAGGCCGTTTACGCGAACAGGAGCTGCAGCAGGAAATTTCCACTTTAACCGCCTTGCCGCAAGATCAGAGCACCACCCAGAAAATTTATGACCTGAACCATCTGGCCAATAATCTGGAAAAACGTGTCAGTGATTTACAGGTATTGCAGCAATCTGCGATGCAGACCTTGCCAATGATCCGGATTATCCAGTCGAATAACCTGATGTTGGTCGACAAGTTCTATGCGATCAAAAACATTACTTTACCGGCGTGGAAAAACCAGATCAGTCTGGCGATTTCGTTGAGTGAACAGAAGAACAGTGTACAGCTGGCCAATACCATTGATGATGCTACCAACGAGCTGCTGCGCCGTAATGCTGACCTGTTACATCAGAACTCGGTTGATACGGCTAAAGCCAATCAACGCTCGGTGATTGACATTGAAACGCTTGAACATGTGCAAAACACCCTCATTAAAACTGTAAATGATGTGATTCAGATTCAGAAAGAAGGTGTACAAAAACGCACAGAAGCAACCGTGCGTTTGAAAGCTTTGCAGGATAATCTGAATCATTTGGTGATTGAATCAAGTACCAGTGGATCCAAGCCCAACTAA
- the ahpF gene encoding alkyl hydroperoxide reductase subunit F, whose translation MLDQNTSAQLKTLLERLEGPIELVATLDGSDKSAKIQELVAEVAALSDLVTARFDGTNARAPSFGIAKQGEEPRVFFAGLPMGHEFTSLILALLQTSGYAPKVSDEVLANIKSLGVQSNFDVFVSLSCHNCPDVVQALNLIAIYNPGTTATMIDGAFFQEEVEERKIMAVPMVFQDNQHIGQGRMTLEEIIAKLDSNAAAKDAEKLNAKDAFDVLVIGGGPAGNTSAIYAARKGIKTGIVAERMGGQVMDTMDIENFTSVQKTQGPKFAAEMEAHVREYGVDIMNLQRVSDIKGADETANGLVEVTLENGAKLESKTVILSTGARWREMNVPGEQEYKTRGVAYCPHCDGPLFKGKRVAVIGGGNSGVEAAIDLAGIVEHVTLVEFDTKLRADQVLQDKLNSLPNTTVIKNALSTEVLGDGSQVTGLKYKDRATDKEHVVELAGIFVQIGLLPNTDFLKETAVELTNRGEIVINDRNETNVKGVFAAGDCTTVPYKQIIIATGEGAKASLSAFDYIIRSGQ comes from the coding sequence ATGTTAGATCAAAATACTTCAGCTCAACTTAAAACCCTATTAGAACGCCTGGAAGGTCCGATTGAACTGGTGGCGACTTTAGATGGCTCTGACAAATCAGCCAAAATCCAGGAACTGGTTGCCGAAGTGGCTGCACTGTCTGACCTGGTCACTGCACGCTTTGACGGGACCAATGCACGTGCGCCAAGTTTCGGGATTGCCAAACAAGGTGAGGAACCGCGTGTGTTCTTTGCAGGCTTGCCAATGGGCCATGAGTTCACCTCACTGATCCTGGCATTGTTGCAAACCTCAGGTTATGCACCGAAAGTCTCTGATGAAGTTCTGGCGAATATCAAGAGCCTAGGTGTTCAATCTAATTTCGATGTATTTGTATCCTTAAGCTGCCATAACTGTCCGGATGTGGTTCAGGCACTCAACCTGATTGCCATTTATAACCCGGGCACTACTGCCACCATGATTGATGGGGCCTTCTTCCAGGAAGAAGTCGAAGAACGCAAAATCATGGCGGTGCCGATGGTATTCCAGGACAACCAGCATATCGGTCAGGGTCGTATGACACTGGAAGAAATCATTGCCAAGCTGGATAGCAATGCCGCTGCCAAAGATGCGGAAAAGCTGAATGCCAAAGACGCCTTTGATGTTCTGGTGATTGGTGGTGGACCTGCGGGGAATACTTCAGCCATCTATGCAGCGCGTAAAGGCATTAAAACCGGGATCGTGGCGGAGCGCATGGGCGGTCAGGTCATGGACACCATGGATATTGAAAACTTCACGTCAGTACAAAAAACCCAAGGTCCTAAATTTGCAGCGGAAATGGAAGCCCACGTGCGTGAATACGGGGTCGACATCATGAACCTGCAACGCGTGTCTGATATCAAAGGGGCAGACGAAACGGCCAATGGTCTGGTGGAAGTGACTTTAGAGAATGGTGCCAAACTGGAATCTAAAACCGTGATTCTGTCGACCGGCGCACGCTGGAGAGAGATGAACGTTCCAGGTGAGCAGGAATACAAAACTCGTGGTGTGGCCTACTGTCCGCACTGTGATGGCCCACTGTTCAAAGGCAAGCGTGTAGCCGTGATTGGCGGTGGTAACTCGGGTGTTGAAGCCGCGATTGACCTGGCGGGGATTGTGGAGCATGTAACTTTGGTGGAATTTGATACCAAGCTGCGTGCGGATCAGGTGCTGCAAGACAAGCTGAACAGCTTGCCGAATACCACCGTGATCAAGAATGCCCTGTCGACTGAAGTGCTGGGTGATGGTTCACAGGTGACCGGTCTGAAATACAAAGACCGTGCCACGGATAAAGAGCATGTGGTTGAGCTGGCGGGGATCTTCGTGCAGATCGGTTTGTTGCCTAACACCGATTTCTTAAAAGAAACTGCTGTTGAGCTGACCAACCGCGGCGAGATTGTGATTAATGATCGCAATGAAACCAATGTGAAAGGTGTATTTGCAGCAGGTGACTGTACCACAGTGCCTTACAAGCAGATCATCATTGCCACCGGTGAAGGTGCCAAGGCGTCACTGTCTGCTTTTGATTACATCATCCGTTCAGGACAATAA
- a CDS encoding YfhL family 4Fe-4S dicluster ferredoxin translates to MALLITDKCINCDMCLPECPNDAIYEGAKVYEIDVNRCTECVGFYEHQTCVDVCPIECIVPHPEYRETQEQLLEKFKGLNLFKS, encoded by the coding sequence ATGGCACTACTAATTACCGACAAATGCATCAATTGCGATATGTGTTTACCGGAATGCCCAAATGACGCGATTTATGAGGGTGCGAAAGTTTATGAAATTGATGTGAACCGTTGTACAGAATGCGTCGGTTTTTATGAGCATCAGACCTGTGTAGATGTCTGTCCGATTGAATGCATTGTTCCACATCCGGAGTATCGGGAAACACAAGAACAATTACTGGAAAAATTTAAGGGTTTGAACTTATTTAAATCTTAA
- the yegQ gene encoding prephenate-dependent tRNA uridine(34) hydroxylase TrhP: MSFDLIMSITTVTELLSPAGSLKNMRYAFAYGADAVYAGQPRYSLRVRNNEFDHDNLAIGIKEAHELGKKFYVVVNIQPHNSKLKNFIRDLAPVVAMQPDALIMSDPGLIMLVREHFPEMDIHLSVQANAVNWATVKFWKNMGLTRVILSRELSIEEIAEIKQQVPDMEIEVFVHGALCMAYSGRCMLSGYMNKRDANQGACTNACRWEYKVLDAKEDETGDVIPVKNLDSGCCSKDADEQHMQEQHQFDEPVLLQRNDEDMFAAEEDEHGTYFMNSKDLRAVQHVERLTKVGVHSLKIEGRTKSYFYCARTAQIYRKAIDDALAGKPFDPSLMTQLEGLANRGYTEGFLRRHVHSEYQNYEHGSSSFDHQIFCGEVLERNGDYIKIDVKNRFIVGDSLELMTTKGNITFNLTEMKDKKGNLIEDAKGSGHIVEIPVPADVDMQYALLIRNLPSSTMDISASSLAYQAS; encoded by the coding sequence ATGTCTTTCGATTTGATCATGAGCATTACCACTGTTACCGAACTTCTCTCACCTGCTGGCTCACTGAAAAATATGCGCTATGCCTTTGCTTATGGTGCAGATGCAGTCTATGCCGGTCAGCCGCGTTATAGCTTGCGGGTTCGGAATAATGAATTTGACCATGACAATCTCGCCATTGGCATTAAAGAAGCACATGAACTCGGCAAAAAGTTCTATGTGGTGGTCAATATCCAGCCGCATAACTCCAAGCTGAAAAATTTTATTCGTGATTTAGCGCCTGTAGTGGCGATGCAGCCAGATGCGTTGATCATGTCCGATCCAGGTCTGATCATGCTGGTGCGTGAACATTTTCCAGAGATGGATATTCACTTGTCTGTTCAGGCCAATGCCGTGAACTGGGCAACCGTGAAATTCTGGAAAAATATGGGCCTGACCCGCGTGATTCTGTCACGTGAACTGTCGATTGAAGAAATTGCAGAAATCAAACAGCAAGTGCCCGATATGGAGATTGAAGTCTTTGTTCATGGTGCACTGTGCATGGCCTATTCTGGCCGTTGCATGCTGTCAGGCTATATGAACAAACGTGATGCCAATCAGGGTGCCTGCACCAATGCCTGCCGCTGGGAATATAAAGTGCTGGATGCTAAGGAAGATGAAACCGGTGATGTGATTCCAGTGAAAAATCTGGATTCAGGCTGCTGCTCCAAAGATGCCGACGAACAACACATGCAAGAACAACATCAGTTTGATGAGCCTGTGTTATTGCAGCGGAATGATGAAGATATGTTTGCCGCAGAAGAAGATGAACACGGCACTTATTTTATGAACTCGAAAGATCTGCGTGCAGTCCAGCATGTAGAGCGCTTAACTAAAGTGGGTGTGCATTCACTGAAAATCGAAGGCCGTACCAAGTCTTATTTCTATTGCGCCCGTACTGCTCAAATTTACCGTAAAGCGATTGATGATGCGCTTGCGGGTAAACCTTTTGATCCGTCACTGATGACACAATTGGAAGGCTTAGCGAATCGTGGTTATACCGAAGGTTTTCTACGCCGCCATGTGCATAGTGAATATCAGAATTATGAACATGGTTCTTCCAGTTTTGATCATCAAATTTTCTGTGGTGAAGTACTGGAGCGCAATGGAGATTACATCAAGATCGATGTGAAAAACCGTTTTATCGTCGGTGACTCACTCGAACTGATGACGACTAAAGGCAATATCACTTTCAATTTAACCGAAATGAAAGACAAAAAAGGTAATCTGATCGAAGACGCCAAAGGTTCAGGTCATATCGTTGAGATTCCAGTTCCGGCAGATGTTGATATGCAATATGCCCTGCTCATCCGTAATCTGCCAAGCTCGACTATGGATATTTCGGCATCTTCACTGGCTTATCAAGCGAGTTAA